The Alosa sapidissima isolate fAloSap1 chromosome 5, fAloSap1.pri, whole genome shotgun sequence genome has a window encoding:
- the cdx1b gene encoding homeobox protein CDX-1b isoform X1, producing the protein MYVSYLLDKDPSMYSNTVRHPSLNLNHQNFVPAPPQYTDFTGYHHVPGINNDLHHSQAGTWNPAYAPPREEWPPYGAGTTPSTSNPGQISFTPPDFSPVQPPGLLPPSINASVGQLSPNSQRRNPYDWMRRSAPPSNPDGTGGKTRTKDKYRVVYTDHQRLELEKEFHYSRYITIRRKAELATSLSLSERQVKIWFQNRRAKERKVNKKKMQQSQPASTTTPTPPGSTMPGNVAMVTSSSGGLVSPPMPIKQEY; encoded by the exons ATGTACGTGAGCTATCTTTTGGACAAGGACCCCAGTATGTACTCTAATACTGTCAGACATCCCAGTCTAAATTTGAACCATCAGAACTTCGTACCAGCACCTCCACAGTACACGGACTTTACAGGATACCATCACGTCCCGGGAATTAACAATGACCTTCATCACAGTCAGGCTGGAACTTGGAACCCGGCGTACGCACCGCCGCGGGAAGAGTGGCCACCGTATGGCGCAGGGACGACTCCGTCTACTTCCAACCCGGGACAAATAAGTTTCACTCCCCCCGACTTTTCCCCCGTTCAGCCACCTGGCCTTCTGCCACCTTCCATCAACGCAAGTGTTGGCCAGCTCTCGCCGAATTCGCAACGCAGAAATCCTTACGACTGGATGAGGCGAAGCGCACCGCCGTCCAACCCAG ATGGTACAGGGGGTAAGACGAGGACAAAAGACAAGTATCGGGTGGTGTATACAGATCACCAGCggctggagctggagaaggAGTTCCACTACAGCCGCTACATCACCATCAGGAGGAAGGCAGAGCTGGCCACCTCACTCAGCCTCTCCGAACGACAG GTAAAAATATGGTTCCAGAATCGGCGAGCTAAAGAGAGGAAGGTGAATAAGAAGAAGATGCAGCAATCTCAGCCGGCCTCCACCACAACGCCCACTCCACCCGGCTCCACCATGCCGGGGAACGTCGCCATGGTGACCAGCAGTAGTGGAGGCCTAGTGTCACCACCCATGCCAATCAAACAGGAATACTGA
- the cdx1b gene encoding homeobox protein CDX-1b isoform X2: MYVSYLLDKDPSMYSNTVRHPSLNLNHQNFVPAPPQYTDFTGYHHVPGINNDLHHSQAGTWNPAYAPPREEWPPYGAGTTPSTSNPGQISFTPPDFSPVQPPGLLPPSINASVGQLSPNSQRRNPYDWMRRSAPPSNPGGKTRTKDKYRVVYTDHQRLELEKEFHYSRYITIRRKAELATSLSLSERQVKIWFQNRRAKERKVNKKKMQQSQPASTTTPTPPGSTMPGNVAMVTSSSGGLVSPPMPIKQEY, translated from the exons ATGTACGTGAGCTATCTTTTGGACAAGGACCCCAGTATGTACTCTAATACTGTCAGACATCCCAGTCTAAATTTGAACCATCAGAACTTCGTACCAGCACCTCCACAGTACACGGACTTTACAGGATACCATCACGTCCCGGGAATTAACAATGACCTTCATCACAGTCAGGCTGGAACTTGGAACCCGGCGTACGCACCGCCGCGGGAAGAGTGGCCACCGTATGGCGCAGGGACGACTCCGTCTACTTCCAACCCGGGACAAATAAGTTTCACTCCCCCCGACTTTTCCCCCGTTCAGCCACCTGGCCTTCTGCCACCTTCCATCAACGCAAGTGTTGGCCAGCTCTCGCCGAATTCGCAACGCAGAAATCCTTACGACTGGATGAGGCGAAGCGCACCGCCGTCCAACCCAG GGGGTAAGACGAGGACAAAAGACAAGTATCGGGTGGTGTATACAGATCACCAGCggctggagctggagaaggAGTTCCACTACAGCCGCTACATCACCATCAGGAGGAAGGCAGAGCTGGCCACCTCACTCAGCCTCTCCGAACGACAG GTAAAAATATGGTTCCAGAATCGGCGAGCTAAAGAGAGGAAGGTGAATAAGAAGAAGATGCAGCAATCTCAGCCGGCCTCCACCACAACGCCCACTCCACCCGGCTCCACCATGCCGGGGAACGTCGCCATGGTGACCAGCAGTAGTGGAGGCCTAGTGTCACCACCCATGCCAATCAAACAGGAATACTGA